Proteins encoded within one genomic window of Deltaproteobacteria bacterium:
- the dnaJ gene encoding molecular chaperone DnaJ, producing the protein MAERDLYEVLGVPKSASADELKKAYRRLAKKFHPDVNPGDKGAEEKFKEVSAAFEILSDPKKRELYDEFGADAAKLGFDPEKARQYRQYREQQSHGGGAGIPFDFGEGGEGFDFGEIFGDIFGGGRRGNRRAREPEPMEGADIEGEVSIDLRDAVLGTTRTVSVTRSATCEVCKGTGAKGGKRATCPTCHGSGKARSSRGPISFQGTCPTCGGSGQVGDACRNCGGAGVVSQQVNLEVKIPAGVETGSKVRLAKQGAAGRSGGPPGDLYIIVNVREHPLIARDGDDLEMRLPVTVAEAILGGEVTLPTFEGNVTLKIPAGSQTGKKLRLRGKGVPHLKGGGRGDLYVVLQVMVPEDSAEARKAAETLGKLYHHNVRADVHV; encoded by the coding sequence GTGGCCGAACGCGACCTCTACGAAGTGCTCGGTGTGCCCAAGAGCGCGTCCGCGGACGAGCTCAAGAAGGCGTACCGCCGCCTGGCCAAGAAGTTCCACCCCGACGTGAACCCGGGCGACAAGGGCGCGGAGGAGAAGTTCAAGGAGGTCTCGGCGGCGTTCGAGATCCTCTCCGACCCCAAGAAGCGCGAGCTCTACGACGAGTTCGGCGCCGACGCGGCCAAGCTCGGGTTCGACCCCGAGAAGGCGCGGCAATACCGCCAGTACCGGGAGCAGCAGAGCCACGGCGGCGGGGCCGGCATCCCCTTCGACTTCGGCGAGGGCGGCGAGGGCTTCGACTTCGGCGAGATCTTCGGCGACATCTTCGGCGGCGGCCGCCGCGGCAACCGGCGCGCCCGCGAGCCCGAGCCCATGGAGGGCGCCGACATCGAGGGCGAGGTCTCCATCGACCTGCGCGACGCGGTGCTGGGCACCACGCGCACGGTCTCCGTCACGCGCTCGGCGACCTGCGAGGTCTGCAAGGGCACCGGCGCCAAGGGCGGCAAGCGCGCCACCTGCCCGACGTGTCACGGCAGCGGGAAAGCGCGCTCCAGCCGCGGGCCCATCTCGTTCCAGGGCACGTGCCCCACGTGTGGCGGCTCGGGCCAGGTCGGCGACGCCTGTCGCAACTGCGGCGGCGCGGGCGTGGTCTCGCAGCAGGTGAACCTGGAGGTGAAGATCCCCGCGGGCGTGGAGACGGGCTCGAAGGTGCGCCTCGCCAAGCAGGGCGCGGCCGGGCGCAGCGGCGGTCCGCCGGGCGATCTCTACATCATCGTCAACGTCCGCGAGCACCCGCTCATCGCGCGCGACGGCGACGACCTCGAGATGCGCCTGCCGGTGACCGTGGCCGAGGCCATCCTCGGCGGCGAGGTGACGCTGCCCACCTTTGAAGGCAACGTCACGCTCAAGATCCCCGCGGGCTCGCAGACGGGCAAGAAGCTGCGCCTGCGCGGGAAGGGCGTGCCACACCTGAAGGGCGGCGGTCGCGGCGACCTCTACGTCGTCCTTCAAGTGATGGTGCCCGAGGACTCGGCCGAGGCCCGCAAGGCCGCCGAGACCCTGGGCAAGCTCTACCACCACAACGTGCGCGCCGACGTGCACGTCTAG
- a CDS encoding hybrid sensor histidine kinase/response regulator, with the protein MRKPDELQIDDGPRPDAIAALAEASRLVGTGTSVSEALRAQLGVLHELTGARTSYVALLDAPRGLLSVIASRGRADPRVRAQGIEEGPLGRAFTTQRPVDSGSELAIGFSRAGEPVGAVELLGIKNRPRDEVLAGLGASLQAALECAHAQEELRQRKAELERLTSTMKALDRQRDEFLGRVSHELKTPLTTVKTYLALLLRHRMGELQPDQERALAIADRNSDRLLRLIDDLLLVSRLSVGQMSLQDKPFGLKQLLEECWATSAKAAQLAQITLEPPQGGELFVRGDREHLRESVLALLDNAIRYNKPGGRVFVRLSSEGATAVLSLGDTGRGMTPETVAGLFEPFDPTSALQVRRKGPASSVVRARQVAQLHGGALEVVSAPDQGTTFTLRLPLFAGMVTAADVHPLPDTQRGGVLLVEDDDDCREGVQELLRAEDIEVAAVATSDEAIAALGKMRPALLLVDLRLREGDGRAVIQHVRATPGLADLPVYVMSGAVSEAASFKPDGPDRIDGFFEKPLNLPRVLAAIRSVIQAEKKQ; encoded by the coding sequence ATGCGCAAGCCCGACGAGCTCCAGATCGACGACGGCCCCCGGCCGGACGCGATCGCCGCGCTCGCCGAGGCCAGCCGGTTGGTGGGCACGGGCACGAGCGTGTCCGAGGCGCTGCGGGCCCAGCTCGGCGTGCTCCACGAGCTCACGGGCGCGCGGACGTCGTATGTCGCGCTGCTCGACGCGCCGCGCGGGCTTCTTTCGGTGATTGCGTCTCGCGGTCGCGCGGATCCGCGGGTGCGCGCGCAGGGAATCGAGGAAGGTCCGCTCGGGCGCGCGTTCACCACGCAGCGGCCGGTCGACTCGGGCAGCGAGCTGGCGATTGGATTCTCGCGCGCGGGTGAGCCGGTGGGCGCGGTGGAGCTCCTGGGCATCAAGAATCGGCCGCGCGACGAGGTGCTCGCGGGTCTGGGCGCGAGCCTGCAGGCGGCGCTGGAGTGTGCGCACGCGCAGGAGGAGCTGCGGCAGCGCAAGGCCGAGCTGGAGCGGCTGACCTCGACCATGAAGGCGCTGGATCGTCAGCGCGACGAGTTCCTGGGCCGCGTCTCGCACGAGCTGAAGACGCCGCTGACGACGGTGAAGACGTACCTCGCGCTCTTGCTCCGGCACCGGATGGGCGAGCTCCAGCCCGACCAGGAGCGCGCGCTCGCGATCGCCGATCGCAACTCGGATCGGCTGCTGCGGCTGATCGATGATCTGCTGCTCGTGTCGCGGCTCTCCGTGGGGCAGATGTCGCTGCAGGACAAGCCGTTCGGGCTCAAGCAGCTGCTCGAGGAGTGCTGGGCGACGTCAGCGAAGGCCGCGCAGCTCGCGCAGATCACCCTCGAGCCGCCGCAGGGTGGCGAGCTCTTCGTGCGTGGCGATCGCGAGCACCTGCGCGAGAGCGTGCTGGCCCTGCTCGACAACGCCATTCGCTATAACAAGCCCGGCGGCCGCGTGTTCGTGCGGCTCTCGAGCGAGGGGGCCACGGCGGTGCTCTCGCTCGGTGACACCGGACGCGGCATGACCCCGGAGACCGTCGCGGGGCTCTTCGAGCCGTTCGATCCCACGAGCGCCCTTCAAGTTCGACGCAAGGGACCGGCGTCGTCGGTGGTGCGCGCGCGGCAGGTGGCGCAGCTGCACGGCGGCGCGCTCGAGGTGGTGAGCGCGCCCGATCAGGGCACCACGTTCACGCTGCGGCTGCCGCTCTTCGCGGGGATGGTCACCGCCGCGGACGTGCACCCGCTGCCCGACACCCAGCGCGGCGGCGTGCTCCTCGTGGAGGACGACGACGACTGCCGCGAGGGCGTGCAGGAGCTCTTGCGCGCGGAGGACATCGAGGTCGCGGCGGTGGCGACGTCGGACGAGGCCATCGCGGCGCTGGGCAAGATGCGGCCGGCGCTGCTGCTGGTGGACCTGCGCCTGCGCGAGGGCGATGGGCGCGCGGTCATCCAGCACGTGCGCGCGACGCCGGGGCTCGCGGACCTGCCGGTGTATGTGATGAGCGGCGCGGTGAGCGAGGCTGCGAGCTTCAAGCCCGACGGGCCAGACCGCATCGATGGATTCTTCGAGAAGCCGCTGAACCTGCCGCGTGTGCTCGCGGCGATCCGATCGGTGATCCAGGCGGAGAAGAAGCAGTAG
- a CDS encoding YARHG domain-containing protein yields MPIAPLLALSLCAAPAAFQPASPDQIPNYFNRPVTEIDLRGKGLRELAILRNTIYSRYGWDGYRKQWLHDYFHAQPWFKPNPDFKYTLLSKLDHDNAHAIAKHEAGLSRGELEKMELDLFKKYRVTFNDMPTWKLNDGKVVTTCEPGERGGLLEQISGPQQSRDCLYANEYKRDPKSTLATIPSEARTELGLIQRAMGFFALDGDDHLADPNALDKLLKLGDLRQLSGRDLRILRNTIYARRGRPFKSPVLKDYFHDKDWYHEDAKYTDARLTDIDKRNVALIKSVEEELGGPVTDDEQQKSLQDPNFDGA; encoded by the coding sequence ATGCCCATCGCTCCCCTGCTCGCCTTGTCCTTGTGCGCAGCGCCGGCCGCTTTCCAACCTGCTTCACCCGACCAGATTCCCAACTACTTCAACCGGCCGGTGACGGAGATCGACCTGCGGGGCAAGGGCCTGCGCGAGCTGGCCATCCTGCGCAACACCATCTACTCGCGCTACGGCTGGGACGGCTACCGCAAGCAGTGGCTGCACGACTACTTCCACGCGCAGCCGTGGTTCAAGCCGAACCCCGACTTCAAGTACACGCTGCTCTCCAAGCTCGACCACGACAACGCCCACGCCATCGCCAAGCACGAGGCAGGGCTCTCGCGCGGCGAGCTGGAGAAGATGGAGCTCGACCTCTTCAAGAAGTACCGCGTGACCTTCAACGACATGCCGACCTGGAAGCTCAACGACGGCAAGGTGGTAACGACCTGTGAGCCTGGCGAGCGCGGCGGCTTGCTCGAGCAGATCTCGGGCCCGCAGCAGAGCCGCGATTGCCTCTACGCGAACGAGTACAAGCGCGACCCCAAGAGCACGCTGGCCACGATTCCCAGCGAAGCGCGCACGGAGCTCGGGCTCATCCAGCGGGCGATGGGCTTCTTCGCCCTCGACGGCGACGACCACCTGGCCGATCCGAACGCGCTCGACAAGCTGCTCAAGCTCGGCGATCTGCGCCAGCTCTCGGGCCGCGACCTGCGCATCCTGCGCAACACCATCTATGCGCGCCGCGGACGGCCGTTCAAATCACCGGTGCTGAAGGACTACTTCCACGACAAGGACTGGTACCACGAGGACGCGAAGTACACGGACGCGCGCCTGACCGACATCGACAAGCGCAACGTGGCCCTCATCAAGAGCGTGGAAGAAGAGCTCGGCGGGCCGGTGACCGACGACGAGCAGCAGAAATCGCTGCAAGACCCAAACTTCGACGGGGCTTGA
- a CDS encoding HEAT repeat domain-containing protein, whose product MGLLDFLGGGGTKVEKLQKAATQKFGPPENRQKALDQLVDIGTPEAISALLKRFTIQVDPSITDRDEKEFTYRAVVDKGETAVEPLKQFVMGSESGIAWALKALNALIAPPDLAGHVITVLQKLGNDYTRDPEKKVVLLNQLSDLDDARIPAAVIPFLEDPADDVKTTSAKVLAKAKDDDAVRVALIEGLLRDHDKKRVQAALLDALSTGGFKVDSHREKLAPLVSDPFTLGKDGVIGRKP is encoded by the coding sequence ATGGGCTTGCTCGACTTTTTGGGCGGTGGCGGGACGAAGGTGGAGAAGCTGCAGAAGGCGGCCACCCAGAAGTTCGGCCCGCCGGAGAACCGGCAGAAGGCGCTCGACCAGCTCGTCGACATCGGCACGCCCGAGGCCATCTCCGCGCTGCTCAAGCGCTTCACCATCCAGGTGGACCCGAGCATCACCGACCGCGACGAGAAGGAGTTCACCTACCGCGCCGTCGTGGACAAGGGCGAGACCGCGGTGGAGCCGCTCAAGCAGTTCGTGATGGGCTCGGAGTCGGGCATCGCCTGGGCGCTCAAGGCGCTGAACGCGCTCATCGCGCCGCCGGATCTCGCGGGGCATGTCATCACGGTGCTGCAGAAGCTGGGCAACGACTACACGCGCGATCCCGAGAAGAAGGTCGTGCTGCTCAACCAGCTCTCGGACCTCGACGACGCGCGCATCCCCGCGGCGGTGATTCCGTTCCTCGAGGATCCGGCCGACGACGTGAAGACCACGAGCGCCAAGGTGCTGGCCAAGGCCAAGGACGACGACGCGGTGCGCGTGGCCTTGATCGAAGGGCTGCTCCGCGACCACGACAAGAAGCGGGTGCAGGCCGCGCTGCTCGACGCGCTCTCGACGGGCGGCTTCAAGGTCGACAGCCACCGCGAGAAGCTGGCGCCGCTGGTGAGCGACCCGTTCACGCTGGGCAAGGACGGCGTGATCGGCCGCAAACCCTGA